In Deltaproteobacteria bacterium, a single genomic region encodes these proteins:
- a CDS encoding DUF6338 family protein gives MNWPSSEIVGVLSFLLPGFVAAAVFYSLTSYPKPGPFDRVVQALIFTVIGKTVTEGLFFVGSIGADDPWRGNWELLVSVMVAVVLGLLTAYCINWDTLHRLLRRLGLTRETSYASEWYSAFSRHCDCYVILHLKGERRLYGWPEEWPSRPDEGHFRIAEAEWLDAKERIPATGVSAILIPAEQVEIVEFLRESQEEPEELNNGQGA, from the coding sequence ATGAACTGGCCATCCAGCGAGATTGTCGGCGTTCTGAGTTTCCTCTTGCCTGGGTTCGTAGCAGCGGCAGTCTTCTATTCGCTGACGTCGTATCCCAAGCCGGGACCCTTTGACCGCGTGGTTCAAGCTCTGATCTTCACCGTGATAGGGAAAACCGTAACGGAAGGTCTCTTCTTCGTTGGAAGCATTGGGGCCGATGACCCTTGGCGCGGAAACTGGGAACTCCTAGTTTCTGTCATGGTCGCTGTTGTCCTGGGGCTGCTGACCGCCTACTGCATCAATTGGGATACGTTACATCGCCTTCTTCGTCGGCTCGGCTTGACCAGAGAGACCTCCTACGCGTCCGAGTGGTATTCCGCCTTCTCGCGTCACTGCGACTGCTATGTTATTCTACACTTGAAAGGGGAACGCCGTCTGTATGGCTGGCCTGAAGAGTGGCCTAGTCGTCCGGACGAAGGGCACTTTCGAATCGCGGAGGCCGAATGGTTGGACGCTAAGGAGCGAATTCCCGCGACGGGCGTCTCCGCGATTCTGATACCAGCGGAGCAGGTTGAAATAGTCGAGTTTCTTCGCGAATCTCAAGAAGAACCTGAGGAGTTGAACAATGGCCAAGGAGCCTAA
- a CDS encoding amidohydrolase family protein — protein MARNGYQVFDSDMHVYDAQDLYEKYMNPKWGDRIPVGKARTKHGRIEFSLGNGKVLRPRQKLLEHGEDNVADRYGYALEHGYDAPSQVVAMDNEGLDLAVMFRTSPLHCDDSFEPEYANDLCRAWNDWIADFCGERPERMKASGLLTLHDVDMAVDEARRAVTELGVVGLSVCPEPVNGRRIHDRYYDPLWAEIDRLGVPLCFHPPANPKQQQVAQEFYGHPNSSVIAMALRNPIELQLAVSAFCGGGVLEKFPTLKVAFLEGNCAWLPWLLYRLDERAELHGALTDVPLSRKPSEYFLDQCYISVDVDEYLVTDVIGRLGDDNIVISTDYPHIDAHYPHAVEEFMATPGVSEGSMKKILWDNCARLYGVS, from the coding sequence ATGGCCAGGAACGGATATCAGGTATTCGACAGCGACATGCACGTCTACGACGCTCAGGACCTGTACGAGAAGTACATGAACCCAAAGTGGGGCGACCGTATTCCGGTCGGAAAGGCGCGCACCAAACACGGGCGCATCGAGTTCAGTCTGGGCAACGGGAAAGTCCTGCGGCCGCGCCAGAAACTCCTGGAGCACGGCGAGGACAACGTGGCCGACCGCTACGGCTACGCGCTGGAGCACGGTTACGATGCCCCGTCCCAAGTAGTGGCCATGGACAACGAGGGACTGGACCTCGCGGTGATGTTCCGCACTTCGCCGCTCCACTGCGACGACAGCTTCGAGCCGGAATACGCCAACGACCTCTGCCGTGCATGGAACGACTGGATCGCGGACTTCTGCGGCGAGCGGCCGGAGCGCATGAAGGCGTCGGGGCTGTTGACGCTGCACGACGTCGACATGGCCGTGGACGAGGCGCGGAGAGCGGTGACGGAGTTGGGGGTGGTAGGCCTGTCCGTCTGTCCGGAGCCGGTGAACGGCCGGCGCATCCACGACCGCTACTACGATCCCCTGTGGGCGGAGATCGACCGGCTGGGAGTGCCGCTGTGCTTCCATCCGCCCGCCAACCCCAAGCAGCAGCAGGTGGCGCAGGAGTTCTACGGCCATCCCAATTCCAGCGTCATCGCCATGGCGTTGCGCAACCCCATCGAGCTGCAGCTCGCGGTGTCTGCCTTCTGCGGCGGCGGCGTGCTGGAGAAGTTCCCGACGCTGAAGGTGGCGTTCCTCGAAGGCAACTGTGCTTGGCTGCCGTGGTTGCTGTACCGCCTGGATGAGAGGGCGGAACTCCACGGCGCCCTCACCGACGTGCCGCTGTCACGGAAGCCCAGCGAGTACTTCCTCGACCAGTGCTACATCTCGGTGGACGTGGACGAGTACCTGGTCACCGACGTCATCGGTCGGCTCGGAGACGACAACATCGTCATCTCCACCGACTACCCGCACATCGACGCACACTACCCCCACGCGGTGGAGGAGTTCATGGCGACGCCGGGCGTGAGCGAAGGCTCCATGAAGAAGATCCTGTGGGACAACTGCGCGAGGCTGTACGGCGTGAGCTAA
- a CDS encoding Xaa-Pro peptidase family protein, producing MFIERDELDRLHAKYPYPRFSDAEYERRYANVRGMMRDKELDCLLVIGGSASYGRLWFNVRYLTNMMAKAEMAYYCFFPKEGKPAIITRPGHALAPGMIARSVVQELVVGRPNVLDAIVGKVREMGYDKGRIGIVEYDPFTSIPKNHWEFFVSELPDAEFVFVTKEFLALKLYKSDEEIEALRKSALVQDVGLRALADQLKPGMTESEAFAIVYEAVVRSGGEMGMIQLSSTPMHDSDVGDQRPRPSERVITHGDIINNELGVLYNGYEAQTGKPMFIGPPTDEFRRMFDVALEAYHRVAETLKVGGTGSDSVNAANSVIKPAGYDAWGGYLQGMLGAQPRHEPQIGPELTSLAEDKLFEGDDMVFKNGTVFVLQIHLVDKERTKGLFIGDTYAMRDSGTECLNDFPPELIQIS from the coding sequence ATGTTCATCGAGCGCGACGAGTTGGACCGACTGCACGCCAAGTACCCTTATCCGAGGTTTTCCGACGCCGAATACGAGCGGCGTTACGCGAATGTGCGCGGGATGATGCGAGACAAGGAGCTCGACTGTCTGTTGGTCATCGGCGGGTCGGCTTCATACGGACGGTTGTGGTTCAACGTCCGCTACCTCACCAACATGATGGCCAAGGCGGAAATGGCCTATTATTGTTTCTTCCCCAAGGAAGGGAAGCCGGCCATCATCACCCGGCCGGGGCACGCGCTGGCGCCGGGAATGATCGCCCGAAGCGTGGTGCAGGAACTCGTGGTGGGCCGTCCCAACGTCCTCGACGCCATCGTCGGCAAGGTCCGGGAGATGGGTTACGACAAGGGAAGGATCGGTATCGTCGAGTACGACCCCTTTACCTCGATCCCGAAGAACCACTGGGAATTCTTCGTGTCGGAGCTGCCTGACGCCGAGTTCGTGTTCGTCACCAAGGAGTTTCTGGCCCTCAAGCTGTACAAGAGCGACGAGGAGATCGAGGCGTTGCGCAAGTCGGCGCTTGTGCAGGATGTCGGGCTGCGGGCGCTGGCGGATCAGCTCAAGCCCGGCATGACCGAGTCAGAGGCTTTCGCCATCGTGTACGAGGCCGTGGTGCGAAGCGGCGGCGAGATGGGCATGATTCAGCTCAGTTCCACGCCCATGCACGATTCGGACGTGGGCGACCAACGCCCGCGCCCCTCGGAGCGGGTGATCACCCACGGCGACATCATCAACAACGAGCTGGGAGTCCTCTACAACGGCTACGAAGCCCAGACCGGCAAGCCCATGTTCATCGGTCCGCCCACCGATGAGTTCCGGCGCATGTTCGACGTGGCGCTGGAGGCCTACCATCGAGTCGCCGAGACCTTGAAGGTGGGCGGGACGGGGTCTGACTCGGTCAACGCCGCCAACAGCGTCATCAAGCCCGCGGGTTACGATGCTTGGGGCGGTTACCTGCAAGGGATGCTCGGCGCGCAGCCGCGCCACGAGCCGCAGATCGGGCCGGAGTTGACGAGCTTGGCCGAGGACAAGCTCTTCGAGGGCGACGACATGGTGTTCAAGAACGGTACCGTGTTCGTCTTGCAGATCCATCTCGTGGACAAGGAGCGGACCAAAGGGCTTTTCATCGGCGACACATACGCCATGCGGGACTCGGGCACCGAGTGCCTGAATGACTTTCCCCCGGAGCTGATCCAGATTTCGTAG
- a CDS encoding tripartite tricarboxylate transporter substrate-binding protein, whose product MRTVPSPRQSWKPLLLLLALLFLAAPASAADPYYKGKELSILCGFAAGSGVDLHARLMGRHLARFIPGNPSVIIQNNPGASGILAFNHVYNRAKKDGLTIGNTSSGLITRQLIKRPGIRFDLKKSVLVGANSTQSRYVYVNGGLGIKSVGDLYGREKPIVTGWSSKGGGPDVMIELMFRMLGLERKAIYGYKGGPDIFLAVQRGEIEMASSNEMDYPTQGKPLAQQGAIRVLMQSGIFQDGKFVRSKTLPDIPTVEEAYTERNGKAPSGPFWDALKALAAVPTRSYWVAPGTPPELIDMLRQAFVKMSNDAQYQTDSKRLLGYVDKLDTGPRKQIIVNYLSLPEDIAKLFVRKR is encoded by the coding sequence ATGAGAACAGTACCTTCTCCGAGGCAGTCCTGGAAACCGTTACTTCTGTTGCTCGCGCTCCTCTTCCTCGCGGCGCCCGCATCCGCCGCCGACCCCTATTACAAGGGCAAGGAGCTCAGCATTCTCTGCGGATTTGCCGCCGGTTCGGGAGTGGACCTGCATGCGCGCCTGATGGGCCGGCATCTGGCGAGATTCATCCCCGGGAACCCCTCCGTCATCATCCAGAACAACCCCGGCGCCAGCGGCATCCTGGCATTCAACCACGTGTACAACCGCGCCAAGAAGGACGGGCTTACCATTGGCAACACCTCGTCCGGACTGATCACACGACAGCTAATCAAGCGTCCGGGAATACGCTTCGACCTCAAGAAATCCGTGCTTGTCGGAGCCAACAGTACCCAGTCACGGTACGTCTACGTAAATGGTGGCCTCGGCATCAAGTCGGTGGGGGACCTCTACGGCCGCGAGAAGCCCATCGTCACCGGCTGGTCTTCCAAGGGCGGCGGACCCGACGTCATGATAGAGCTCATGTTCCGCATGTTGGGCCTGGAGCGGAAAGCCATTTACGGGTACAAGGGCGGACCCGACATCTTCCTGGCGGTGCAGCGGGGGGAGATCGAGATGGCGTCGTCCAACGAGATGGACTATCCGACTCAAGGGAAGCCGCTGGCGCAACAGGGCGCGATTCGCGTGCTGATGCAGAGCGGGATTTTCCAGGACGGCAAATTCGTCAGGAGCAAGACGCTCCCAGACATCCCCACCGTGGAAGAGGCTTACACCGAGCGTAACGGCAAGGCTCCCTCGGGTCCCTTCTGGGACGCCCTCAAGGCGCTGGCGGCGGTACCCACGCGATCCTACTGGGTGGCGCCCGGGACGCCGCCCGAGTTGATCGACATGCTGCGTCAAGCCTTCGTCAAGATGAGCAACGACGCACAGTACCAGACGGATTCCAAGCGCCTGCTGGGCTATGTGGACAAGCTGGATACGGGGCCGCGGAAGCAGATCATCGTCAACTATCTGAGTCTGCCGGAGGACATCGCGAAGCTGTTTGTGCGTAAGCGCTAG
- a CDS encoding tripartite tricarboxylate transporter permease → MLEAAVEAIQNLFIPSRLGLLALGVVMGLALGAIPGLGGIVGLSILLPFTFDMDPFTAFAVLIGLHSVICTADTMPAVLFGIPGTAASQATILDGHPMAKRGEAGRALGAAYMSSLMGGLFGALVLALSVPVFRPLVLAFGAPEFFMLGMLGISMVAVLGGRRPLKGLIVGVIGLLVGSVGGDPQTGILRWTLDQPYLEDGVPLVPVSLGIFAIPEIADLVVKGTRIADVPKDATRGVTVGIRDAFHHWFLVLRCSAVGTWVGFIPGLGASVVDWFAYGHAAQSIKDARRTFGTGDVRGVIAPESANNAKEGGVLIPTIAFGVPGGAAMALLLGAFTIQGLVPGPDMLTRHLDVTYTIVWSIAVANILGTSICLLFTNQIAKIATIRANLLAPLIIVVVVLAAFQATRYFGDLVTLTCFSILGWLMKRFAWPRPPLILAMVLSTIVERNLFISVNRYGVSWLGHPLVLVIGLIIAASMFYAFRTQRRVADES, encoded by the coding sequence GTGCTCGAAGCGGCAGTCGAAGCCATCCAGAATCTCTTTATCCCGAGCCGCCTGGGCCTGCTGGCGCTCGGGGTCGTCATGGGGCTCGCCCTCGGGGCCATTCCCGGCCTCGGGGGCATCGTGGGCCTGTCCATCCTCCTGCCCTTTACGTTCGACATGGACCCGTTCACGGCGTTTGCCGTGCTCATCGGTCTTCACTCCGTCATCTGCACCGCCGACACCATGCCCGCGGTCCTCTTCGGAATACCCGGGACCGCGGCGTCCCAGGCCACCATCCTGGACGGACATCCCATGGCCAAACGCGGCGAGGCCGGGCGCGCCCTCGGGGCCGCCTACATGTCGTCGCTCATGGGAGGGCTCTTCGGCGCTCTGGTGCTGGCCCTGTCGGTGCCCGTGTTCCGCCCGCTGGTGCTTGCTTTCGGAGCGCCCGAGTTCTTCATGCTGGGCATGCTGGGCATCTCCATGGTGGCGGTGCTGGGCGGACGCCGCCCTCTCAAGGGTCTCATCGTGGGTGTGATCGGCCTTCTCGTGGGGTCCGTGGGCGGTGACCCGCAGACGGGCATTCTGCGCTGGACATTGGACCAGCCCTACCTCGAGGACGGTGTTCCCCTGGTCCCCGTCAGCCTCGGCATCTTCGCCATACCGGAGATCGCCGACCTCGTGGTCAAGGGCACGCGCATCGCGGACGTACCCAAGGACGCGACCCGCGGCGTGACCGTCGGCATCCGGGACGCCTTCCATCACTGGTTCCTGGTGCTCCGATGCAGTGCCGTGGGCACCTGGGTCGGATTCATTCCGGGGTTGGGTGCGTCGGTGGTGGACTGGTTCGCCTACGGTCACGCGGCCCAGTCCATCAAGGACGCGCGCAGGACCTTCGGCACCGGCGACGTGCGCGGCGTCATCGCGCCCGAGAGTGCCAACAACGCCAAGGAAGGGGGCGTTCTCATCCCCACCATCGCATTCGGTGTGCCCGGCGGAGCGGCGATGGCGCTGCTCCTGGGAGCCTTCACCATCCAGGGCCTCGTACCGGGTCCCGACATGCTGACCCGCCACCTGGACGTTACCTATACCATCGTGTGGAGCATCGCCGTGGCCAATATCCTGGGCACGAGCATCTGCCTGCTCTTCACCAATCAGATCGCCAAGATCGCCACCATTCGGGCAAATCTCCTGGCGCCTCTCATCATCGTGGTGGTGGTGCTCGCCGCGTTCCAGGCCACGCGCTATTTCGGCGACCTCGTGACGCTGACGTGCTTCTCCATTCTCGGCTGGCTGATGAAGCGGTTCGCTTGGCCGCGGCCGCCCCTTATCCTGGCGATGGTCCTCAGCACCATCGTCGAACGCAACCTCTTCATCTCCGTCAACCGCTACGGCGTCTCATGGTTGGGGCACCCGCTGGTGTTGGTCATCGGTCTCATCATCGCCGCCAGCATGTTCTACGCGTTCCGGACTCAGAGACGGGTCGCCGATGAGAGTTGA
- a CDS encoding tripartite tricarboxylate transporter TctB family protein — protein sequence MRVEPRTFFTAALAVGLAAAIYTARDWPVETRMLPWALGIPGLLMALIQLFLDFRAHEHTQETAAADLIDLPTDTTLPPHIVTRRAAIFFGWFLGLIAGVWLFGFFIAVPLFVCLYLLLRAQEKWWSALLYTGLTFGFLWLVFDRILRVLWPQGVVFVWLGF from the coding sequence ATGAGAGTTGAACCTCGCACCTTCTTCACCGCCGCCTTGGCAGTCGGCCTTGCGGCAGCCATCTACACCGCGAGAGACTGGCCCGTAGAGACCCGGATGCTTCCCTGGGCATTGGGAATTCCCGGACTGCTGATGGCGCTGATCCAACTGTTCCTGGATTTCCGCGCCCACGAACACACGCAGGAGACCGCCGCTGCGGACCTGATCGACCTTCCCACGGACACGACCCTCCCACCCCACATCGTCACGCGCCGCGCCGCCATTTTTTTCGGCTGGTTCCTGGGACTCATCGCTGGCGTATGGCTGTTCGGCTTCTTCATCGCGGTACCGTTGTTCGTATGTCTCTACCTGCTGCTGCGGGCTCAAGAGAAGTGGTGGAGCGCCCTTCTCTACACCGGCCTTACCTTCGGGTTCCTGTGGCTCGTCTTCGACCGGATCCTGCGAGTGCTGTGGCCGCAGGGAGTGGTGTTTGTGTGGCTCGGGTTCTGA
- a CDS encoding addiction module antitoxin: protein MPRTTTITVRLSGALSDFVAANLGDDGSYEDISEYIHDLIRRDKVRAERASFERLKAELTLAFTAPDDTYHPLSAPDVIARNKARSDA, encoded by the coding sequence ATGCCACGCACGACCACCATCACCGTACGGCTCAGCGGTGCGCTTAGCGACTTCGTCGCCGCCAACCTTGGAGACGACGGGTCCTACGAAGACATCAGCGAATACATTCACGATCTGATCAGACGGGACAAGGTGCGCGCGGAGCGTGCGTCTTTCGAACGACTCAAGGCCGAGCTGACACTCGCCTTCACGGCGCCCGACGATACCTACCATCCCCTCTCCGCCCCAGACGTCATCGCGAGGAACAAGGCGCGATCCGACGCGTGA